A segment of the Bacillus sp. es.034 genome:
ATAAAGAATTGAAATTTAAAGATTTACCACAAATATTTGTTGATTCAGGATTAACTACAGCGACTGTACTTGTCATCGTAGGTGCGGCAACTGCATTTGGACGTCTGTTAACCATTGAGCAGATTCCAAATCAGATAGCTCAAGCAATGCTGTCAATTTCAAGTGAACCCCTGATCATTATGTTGTTAATAACTCTTTTACTCTTAATTGTAGGCTGCTTTATGGATACTATTGCCGCTATTATCATTTTAACGCCAATTTTACTTCCTGTTGCCATTCAAATTGGTTATGATCCTATTCACTTCGGGATTATCATGATTGTCAATCTTTCTATTGGATTCATTACCCCGCCGTTAGGTGTTAACTTGTTCGTAGGAGCTGGAATTTCAGGGTTATCACTAGAAAAACTTTCAAAGGCAATTGTTCCATTTTTCTTAGTAATGGTGGTCACCTTGCTTATTATTATCGTTTTACCTCAGATTTCATTATTGTTCCTATAAGCAAAGGGAGATATTGAAAAACGTCTTGCCAACCAGATACTCAAGAATCAATAGTCAATACTTAACCATTAGGTATGAGGAGCTGAAAAATGAGCATTATTTATGACATATTAAAAGACATCCCCATTCCGAAAATGGTGAAAGTGAAACAGTCATTTATGGATAAAGAAATCCCTGATGTAGCAGAAGCAGTCAGGAAAACATTGAATGACACAAACGTTCTGGAACGAATTAAAGAAGGTGACAGCGTAGCTATAGCTGTTGGAAGCAGGGGAGTTTCAGATCTTCCTATTTTAGTCCGTGAAACGGTTTCGGCCGTTCGAAATGCAGGAGGGAAGCCATTTATTGTTCCTGCAATGGGCAGTCATGGAGGGGCGACTGCTGAAGGGCAGGCAGATGTACTAAAACAATTAGGAGTATCAGAAGAAACAGTTCATGCTTCTATTCGATCTACAATGGAAGTGGTTAAAATTGGTGAGCTTCCGAATGGTCTTCCAGTTTACATCGATAAACTTGCTTATGAAGCGGATAAAATCATTGTCATAAACCGAGTGAAGCCGCACACTGCCTTCCGGGGTCCAGTAGAAAGCGGTTTAACCAAAATGATTACGATTGGTCTAGGTAAGCAAAAAGGTGCAGAGGCAGCTCATTCATTTAGTTTTAAATATATGGCAGAACATGTGCAACAGATGGCCAATATCACTTTGAATACCACGCCAATCATCTTTGGGCTTGCAACAATAGAAAATGCTTATGACCGCCCAGTGAAAGTAATTGCTGTTCCGGCAGAGGAAATTAGTATGGTTGAACCAGAATTATTAAAAGAAGCAAAATCACTTATGCCGAGCATCCTTTTTGATTCCTTCGATGTACTTATCGTCGATGAGTTAGGTAAGGAAATTTCAGGTGACGGTATGGACCCAAATATTACAGGAAGGTTCGCAACTCCTTATGCAAACGGTGGACCAGATGTCAAACGGACAGTCGTTCTCAGTTTAACGAGAAAAACTCATGGTAATGCAAATGGAATTGGTCTAGCGGATATGACGACCAAACAGGTAATGGATGAAATTGATTTTGAAAAAGGGTATGCAAATGCATTAACTAGTACGGTCATCGAAGTAGTAAAGCTTCCTATGGTACTTGATACGAAAGAGTTAGCCGTAAAGGCGGCAATTAAAACATGTAATGCATTTGATTTAAACAAGGCAAGAGTGGTAAGGATCAAAAACACACTGGAGATCGGCGAAATATGGATTTCTGAAAGTATGATAGAAGAAGCAAGAAGAAAGAGCAATCTTGAGATTATTTCTGACCTGGAAAAATTGGATCTTAGTTAAGAGAGTTACAATTTTTCTGGACAGTTTTCTAAAATAAAGGATAAGGAGAATGATAATGACACATTTATACCCGCTTATAGATAACTCAGTAAATCCCTATCGTGATAATGTACAGGGAAAAGCAAATGAACCGATTACAGTAGCCGCTTTACTTGACCGCTCAAAACAAACACTGGGTACAACGTACGAAGGGGGTAAGCCGGATTGGACCTTGGAAGAAATTTATGACCGGCTTGAGAATAATGCCCCTAGAATTGCAGTTATCGGGGGGTCTTCAGATCACCCTGCGCATGTTATGGATCATCAAACTACTGCTAGAGCAGCACTCCGTATATGGCAGAACGGGGGAGTACCATTTTATTTTTCAACCCCTGTAATGTGTGATGGAACGGCCCAAAGTAATCAAGGAATGAGTTATTCTCTTCAAAGTCGAAATGCTGTAGCACAAATGGTTGTGAATCAACTAGAAGCCCACAGTTATCATGGAGCCTTTGTCATTCAAGGATGCGACAAACAGCCGCTAGGGGTAGTAAGTGCATTGGCTCATGTTGACCGTATAAGACGCACCCGTGGTGAAGCACCGTTTTTCGCTACATTTGCACCAGCTCATGTGCTAGAAGGCGGTTCAATTCCAGATGATGTATTGGATGAACTTGAGAACTTGGCAATAAAAGCGGAAGCGGATGGCTTTACAGATGTGGCAGTTGACTTGAGAGACACTATGGCGTATATATTGCAGTGTTCATCAAATACAGCATTCCAGGGAGTGTTTGAACGGGCATACGAACGAGGCATCTTAACAAAAGAACAACATAAATATTTTGAAAAACGGTTGGCTGTGTCGACATGTGATGGTCAAGGCGGAGTATGCGCTTTTAATGGAACAGGTAACAGTTCACGTCATTTAGTTGCAGGTATGGGGCTTGTTCACCCTGCGGTTGAGCTATTGACCGATCCTCCATCCCAACGGCAAATCAACGCAGTCCTTGACAGTTTTGCCACGATGATCAATGAAGAAAAATATGGTGTCTCAAATATAGTCGCTGCCAACATTAAAAATGCTATACGTATTCACAGTGCATCTGGAGGCTCAACAAATCTTATGATGCACATTGTCGCAGGAATGCTCTATGCGGGGTACAAATTTAGCCTTTGGGATCTTGATCGGATTCACCACGAACATCCGATCCCAGATTTGTTCGATTACAGTCTGACTGAAGGCAGGGATATTTATTCGCTGGCTATGCAATGCTGCAGTGGAAACAGCAGGGGAATGGAATCACTCTTTTATGAACTGCTTGAAAATGGTGTACCGATGGATCAAGATGCACCGACTGTGGCGGCGAAGACTTGGAAAGAGCGTCTGGCGATTACACGAAGCCTTCAAGCTTTAAATGTAAAAGAAAATCCAGTCATTCTTTCAACACCACGAAGAGGATTTAGTGGGGTGGATGTGTTAAAAGGAAACTTCTTTGAGAGCGCTGTCGTAAAAATTAGCGGTATGCCGACACCCCAGCTTGATCAGTTCGATGATAAGCTTGCATTTGTCCTCTACTTTGAAAATGAAGATGATGCAAATAGAAGTCTCCTTGATTCGAATCTGCTTACTAACATTAAGAAGAATAAACTGTTTCAGTACAACCTTCTTCTTGAAACATTGAAGTACAACAATGAGGTGGAATGGGAGAGTTTAAAGGAAGCTCCGTATGATATGTTGTTTGACGAGATGGCTGAAAAAGGAATCTTGAAAATTTCTGTCATCATAGCAGGCCAGGGACCTGTAGCCTTCGGGATGCCTGAAATGTTTACACCAATGCAGCATATTAACGCAAATCGTGTGATGAAAAAGGTAGCAACAATCATTAGTGATGGACGCTACTCTGGTGTAACGTATGGTGCGGCAATCGGTCACATGACGCCCGAAGCATACGAAGGGGGAGGAATTGGTTTACTTGAAACGGGAGACATTGTGCATCTTCAACTTCGTAGGCGTCGGATAGATTTTGTAGAAAAAACACAATTAATCTTAGGAAACGTTATCCATTCATTTCCAGAGAGTTTGAGGGAAGAAAGACGAGTACTTGTGGAAGAGCGAAAACAGCATATGAAAACCCGTCAAAAAATGGTGGCAGCAAGTAATCGTATGTATGGACATACAGATGCAGCCAACGGAGTGGTCCCTCTAGCTGTTGTTGAAGATGCTGTACTGGATTATGAAAAAGACGTTCTGCTTCATGAGGTCCAGCATAATCGTTAAATAATACAAGCTCGTCAAGTATACTGTATAATCAGACTTAATCATGATGACTTGAGGAGTGAAGAATAATGCCAATTATCCAATCTGTGGAGCGTGCATTAAAAATAATGGATTTATTTGACGAACGGGAAAGAGAATTAACAATTACCGAAATTAGTAAACGAATGAATTTGCATAAAAGTACTATACATTCATTATTGAAAACTTTACAGGAACAGCGCTATATCTCTCAAAATGAGGAAAATGGGAAATATCGTCTTGGTATGAAGCTATTCGAACGAGGAAATATGGTTTTAAGTCACTTTGATCTTCGAAATGTAGCCAGAAAATATCTTGAAAAGTTGTCTGCAACTACAAATTTAACAGTGCATCTCGTTATTCTAGACGGTCAGGAAGGGGTGTATATCGACAAAGTGGAGGGAAGCGGTGTCACTGTGTTGTATTCCCGGATAGGACGTCGAGTTCCGATTCATACAAGTGCTGTAGGAAAGGCGCTCATTTCAACAAAAACGAATTCCGAGCTGGATCAGTTTCTAGAAAATTACGAGTACACAAAATTAACAGCCAATTCTATTGGTTCAAAAGAAGAGTTGCTGGAAGAAATCCAAAAAGTCCGGTTAAGTGGATACTCAATGGATAATGAAGAAAATGAACCTGGCATAGTTTGCTTCGCTGTACCGATCAAAGACTATTCAGGTAAGGTAATAGCTGGTGTGAGCATGTCTATGCCTGCCTCAAAAGCAAGTGAAGAAAATAGAAAAAAGAACGTAGAAATGCTAAAAGAGTGCAGTAGTAATATTTCAAAAGATTTAGGTTATGAATATCAAAAAATATAAAAACTAATAAGTCTTTCAGGAGGAAATTACCCATGAGAATTATTCGGTATCTAAAAGGTGAGCAGAAACAACTGGCTGCAGTTACAGATGAAAATGATGTATTTGATCTTCCATTTACAGATTTTATGTCTCTGATTGATGAAGCACGTGAACATGATAAAACTCCGTTTGACATTATAAAACAATCTAAAGGGAATGTGAAGAAGCAGGCACTGGAAGGCCTTCAAATTACCACTCCTATTGATGCTCCTGAGGTTTGGGCATCCGGTGTAACATATAAGAAAAGTCGGGAAGCGAGAAATTATGAAGCTACTCAGGGAAAGCTTGATCGTGAAACGTTCTATGACAAAGTGTATGATGCAGTACGACCAGAAATCTTCTTTAAATCTACAGCAGCAAGAACGGTGGGACCGAACACTCCTGTATATCTCAGGTCAGATTCAAATTGGCAGATTCCAGAACCGGAATTAGGGCTGGTTATTGACAAAGAGGGAACAGTGCTCGGTTACACCGTTGGAAACGACATGAGTTGCCGAGACATTGAAGGAGAAAATCCTCTTTATCTGCCTCAGGCGAAAGTCTGGAAAAATTCCTGTTCAATCGGACCGGCAATTTTATTAAAAGAGTGTGTTGCAGATCCTTATAGTCTTCAAATCATCTGCAGGATTTACCGAGGAGAAGAGCTTGTATTCTTTGGTGATGCATATGTAAATCAGTTGAAACGGACACTGGAAGAACTCGTACACTACTTAGTTCTTGACAACGATATTCTAGACGGAACAGTGCTTCTTACAGGTACATGTGTTGTACCTCCAAACGAATTTACTTTATCAGAAAATGATCGAATCGAAATAGAAATTCCAGGTATCGGTATACTCAACAACCCAGTATTACAAAGTGAAGGCTCAAAGCAAACAGCTAAGGGGTGATTGAATTGAGTGAATTTAAAACATTGTATTTAAGCAACAAGGATAACGTCGCTGTGGCGTTATCAGAAATACCTGATCAATCAGAAGTAAAGATAGAAATTGACGGTTTAATGATCCAGGTGAAAATTATTGAATCTATACGCTTTGGTCATAAGTTTGCGGTGAAAGCGATTCCTCCCGGTGAAGACATTATTAAATATGGAGAAGTAATTGGATCGGCGACAGTTCCAATTGAGGCAGGGGAACATGTCCACGTTCATAATTTAGAAGGGAAAAGAGGAAGGGGTGACAAGATTGTTCAATGAAAAAATGCAGTTTTGGGGGTATAGGCGACCTGATGGCAGAGTTGGTGTACGTAATCATGTGTTGATTTTGCCTACAATTACTTGCGCCACACAAACTGCACAGCGGGTCACAGAACTTGTAAGTGGAACAGTTACCTTTATTCACCAACATGGTTGTGCCCAAGTAGGGACTGATTACGATCAAACAGCCAGAACCTATGCGGGAATGGGCATGAATCCGAATGTATACGGTGTCATCGTCCTTGGGCTTGGATGTGAAACACATCAAGCACATCGTATAGGTGATGAGATTGAAAAATGTGGTAAGCCTGTGAAAACGGTATCAATTCAGGATCATGGGGGGACTCTCCAGACGATTGCCGAGGTGGCAAAAATAGCAGTGGAAATGGTACAGGATGCTTCAATGGTTCAAAAAGAATTATGTGATTTCAGTGAACTTATTGTAGGTACAGAATGTGGGGGTTCAGATGCCTGCTCCGGTCTCTCAGCAAATCCGGCAGTTGGTCGTACCAGTGACATGATCGTGGAGCAGGGAGGAACAGCCATCCTGGCCGAAACCACTGAATTAATCGGGGCAGAACATTTGCTGGCTGAGCGGGCGGCGAATGACTCTGTCGCTAAGAAAGCTTACGCAGTCATTAAAATGATGGAAAATCGATCTATTCAAATGGGTGTTGATATCCGTACAGGAAATCCTAGCCCCGGTAATATTGAAGGTGGAATCAGTTCACTGGAGGAGAAGTCGCTTGGAGCGGCTACAAAATCAGGCACGACCCGGTTGGAAGAAGTGATTGACTATGCTCAGGTACCAACAAAAAGAGGATTGGTGTGGATGGATACCCCAGGGCATGATATTGAACAATTGACTGGAATGGTGGCTGGAGGAGCTCAGATTGTCCTATTTACTAGTGGGCGGGGGACGCCGACTGGATCACCTATTGCCCCAGTAATAA
Coding sequences within it:
- a CDS encoding UxaA family hydrolase → MSEFKTLYLSNKDNVAVALSEIPDQSEVKIEIDGLMIQVKIIESIRFGHKFAVKAIPPGEDIIKYGEVIGSATVPIEAGEHVHVHNLEGKRGRGDKIVQ
- a CDS encoding IclR family transcriptional regulator, which produces MPIIQSVERALKIMDLFDERERELTITEISKRMNLHKSTIHSLLKTLQEQRYISQNEENGKYRLGMKLFERGNMVLSHFDLRNVARKYLEKLSATTNLTVHLVILDGQEGVYIDKVEGSGVTVLYSRIGRRVPIHTSAVGKALISTKTNSELDQFLENYEYTKLTANSIGSKEELLEEIQKVRLSGYSMDNEENEPGIVCFAVPIKDYSGKVIAGVSMSMPASKASEENRKKNVEMLKECSSNISKDLGYEYQKI
- a CDS encoding lactate racemase domain-containing protein; this translates as MSIIYDILKDIPIPKMVKVKQSFMDKEIPDVAEAVRKTLNDTNVLERIKEGDSVAIAVGSRGVSDLPILVRETVSAVRNAGGKPFIVPAMGSHGGATAEGQADVLKQLGVSEETVHASIRSTMEVVKIGELPNGLPVYIDKLAYEADKIIVINRVKPHTAFRGPVESGLTKMITIGLGKQKGAEAAHSFSFKYMAEHVQQMANITLNTTPIIFGLATIENAYDRPVKVIAVPAEEISMVEPELLKEAKSLMPSILFDSFDVLIVDELGKEISGDGMDPNITGRFATPYANGGPDVKRTVVLSLTRKTHGNANGIGLADMTTKQVMDEIDFEKGYANALTSTVIEVVKLPMVLDTKELAVKAAIKTCNAFDLNKARVVRIKNTLEIGEIWISESMIEEARRKSNLEIISDLEKLDLS
- a CDS encoding UxaA family hydrolase, which produces MQFWGYRRPDGRVGVRNHVLILPTITCATQTAQRVTELVSGTVTFIHQHGCAQVGTDYDQTARTYAGMGMNPNVYGVIVLGLGCETHQAHRIGDEIEKCGKPVKTVSIQDHGGTLQTIAEVAKIAVEMVQDASMVQKELCDFSELIVGTECGGSDACSGLSANPAVGRTSDMIVEQGGTAILAETTELIGAEHLLAERAANDSVAKKAYAVIKMMENRSIQMGVDIRTGNPSPGNIEGGISSLEEKSLGAATKSGTTRLEEVIDYAQVPTKRGLVWMDTPGHDIEQLTGMVAGGAQIVLFTSGRGTPTGSPIAPVIKISTNTPMFDRMNENMDLDAGTIVDGKETVGEVGNRIMDEIKSVANGKLTKAEILKQHDFGIWRIGPTF
- a CDS encoding dihydroxy-acid dehydratase, whose translation is MTHLYPLIDNSVNPYRDNVQGKANEPITVAALLDRSKQTLGTTYEGGKPDWTLEEIYDRLENNAPRIAVIGGSSDHPAHVMDHQTTARAALRIWQNGGVPFYFSTPVMCDGTAQSNQGMSYSLQSRNAVAQMVVNQLEAHSYHGAFVIQGCDKQPLGVVSALAHVDRIRRTRGEAPFFATFAPAHVLEGGSIPDDVLDELENLAIKAEADGFTDVAVDLRDTMAYILQCSSNTAFQGVFERAYERGILTKEQHKYFEKRLAVSTCDGQGGVCAFNGTGNSSRHLVAGMGLVHPAVELLTDPPSQRQINAVLDSFATMINEEKYGVSNIVAANIKNAIRIHSASGGSTNLMMHIVAGMLYAGYKFSLWDLDRIHHEHPIPDLFDYSLTEGRDIYSLAMQCCSGNSRGMESLFYELLENGVPMDQDAPTVAAKTWKERLAITRSLQALNVKENPVILSTPRRGFSGVDVLKGNFFESAVVKISGMPTPQLDQFDDKLAFVLYFENEDDANRSLLDSNLLTNIKKNKLFQYNLLLETLKYNNEVEWESLKEAPYDMLFDEMAEKGILKISVIIAGQGPVAFGMPEMFTPMQHINANRVMKKVATIISDGRYSGVTYGAAIGHMTPEAYEGGGIGLLETGDIVHLQLRRRRIDFVEKTQLILGNVIHSFPESLREERRVLVEERKQHMKTRQKMVAASNRMYGHTDAANGVVPLAVVEDAVLDYEKDVLLHEVQHNR
- a CDS encoding fumarylacetoacetate hydrolase family protein; the encoded protein is MRIIRYLKGEQKQLAAVTDENDVFDLPFTDFMSLIDEAREHDKTPFDIIKQSKGNVKKQALEGLQITTPIDAPEVWASGVTYKKSREARNYEATQGKLDRETFYDKVYDAVRPEIFFKSTAARTVGPNTPVYLRSDSNWQIPEPELGLVIDKEGTVLGYTVGNDMSCRDIEGENPLYLPQAKVWKNSCSIGPAILLKECVADPYSLQIICRIYRGEELVFFGDAYVNQLKRTLEELVHYLVLDNDILDGTVLLTGTCVVPPNEFTLSENDRIEIEIPGIGILNNPVLQSEGSKQTAKG